Genomic window (Muntiacus reevesi chromosome X, mMunRee1.1, whole genome shotgun sequence):
tgggttgggaagatcccctggaggaggacatgacaacccacttcagtattcttgcctggagaattccatggacagagttgcctggtgggctacagtccatatggtcacacaagagtcagacacgactgaagggactaagcagcagcagcaggggaagataccctggagaatgaaatggaaagccactccagtattcttccctgggaaatctcaaggacagaggagcctggtgggctacaagagttggacacaactttgcaactaaacaaccacaaccaCCTCTTTATAGGAACCTGTCATAATGCAGTTTATGGAGCCTCATCCTGAATTTGTATGGGAATGTGTAGCCTGGAGTTCCCTAGAAACAACTGGTATTTCCTGTATAGAAACCCCTGCCTAGTTTCATAGAGGAACACCACTACAGAAACTATAGGAATCCCTATCCTCATTCTGTCCAGGAACATTTGCTTGACCCAGTACAAGAACAGCAGAAATAACCTGACCTTTTCTATGAATCCCTATCCTCACACCTCACACAAGAGGAATACCAATCCTCAGGAAACATGGAACCTCTGCACTCATCCTGTAAAAGAATCCCAGCCAGATAAAGGAAACCGAAGACtgacattgtacagcaggcaTCAGCAAACTGTGACCTTCAGGCCAAAGCCAGATTGCAACCTGTTTTtacacttttaaagaaaaaaaaagaacataaagaagagaaagggagggggagggagggagagaagaaggaaaataaagaaagggaaccaaaagaaaggaagagagggaaggagaacaggaagaaagacaatgccacAGCAGCCATATATGACCTGGAAAGccttaaatatttgttattaggccctttatagaaaaagtttgccatCGTCAGCTCTAGAGAAATCTCTCTTCTGACTATTCAGAAAAATATGGGCCTTGGCCTTTACAAGACTCCCTACTCTTTTACCCTGCATCACAATCTCAAAATGCTCCTTAGGGTGTATCACTGTCTATATGCTTTTTTTGGTCTATGCAGAGGCTTAAAGATCTTAAGGCTGTAACGCTCTTCCACTGGGACAAAACACATGGTCAGGTAGGAAAAGACTGTAAGGGACGAGAAGGCTTGAACTGGGGTTTGCAAGAAGGTCAGAGGACCCAACTACTGGGCAATGGGGCTGTCAATCTGTTTGTTAGTAAGCGATGTTGAACCTCAGACCGCTTATCTCTCCCACCCCAGCCTACAGCCCGGTAGGAAATGGTGAAGAATGACAGAGGGAGATTAGGAGGACAAACTGGCTTACTGTGGGGCTGACATTTAGACATGCGATGTGAGGTAGCTGGGGATGGGGTGCACAGGGGCAACTCCCCCCTACGGCACACACTTTCTATTACAGCATGGGAGCAGAAGTGACCCTGTGGAGGGCCACCACCCAAATAAAAACTCCCTTCCTGAGGTCCATTCTGTCTCTGGGCACTATCATTATCacaattttccagatgaggaaactgaagcacagagatgttcagtaacttgcccaaggtcacatggttaAGTCACGTAACTAGattcctcatctgcaaagcagCCTCAAGGAACTACCTCATAGTACTGTGGCTTATGACAACGCCTGTCACACAATACTTGCTATTATCACAATTATTTGCCCCTACCAAGACTCCTTCCGCTCCACCTCATTTTCGCGGCAGAATATTAATACCTAACATTTGATGAATGTTTCTTGTGTACTACCTTAGTGAACACGAACTCAGAAAATCCTCACATTTATCATCATCACCACTCCCATTTTGGCCGCCACCAGCCTTGTCCAGATTCCAACGCTCTCCAGGCACAACCACCAGTCCGCCCGGGCTACGTCATTACGGCGCGTCGCGCGGGAAGCCACGGGGAGGTGAGAAAGCGCCCCTTCCTAACGcccttgtttgcttgcttgcacTCTTGAGTCATCGCACGGTAAGTTGGCGCGGGTCTGGAGGGCTCCTAAGGTAAGTGGACCGGGAATGAGGGACGGCGGCCCTGGCCGATAGAACGACAGCACTGGTGGTTGGGAGAGGGTCGGGCTTGAGCCCGAGCGCTTGGTCGAACCGCCGGCACGCGCCTCACGCAGGCGCAGTACGGCCAGCGTCGCGCGCAGAGAAGTGGATTAGCCGTTAGTGAATCCACGGGAGGTGTGGCCCGCACTAGGGGCGCGGCGGCGCGGCAAGATCCCCTGTGTGGGCGGAATCGGGGCGGTCTGTGGAGAGACCGGCCCAATGTAAAAGAGGGGATCACGCACCTGCGGTTGTCAGGAATTTGGAGGCTCCAGGCAAGGGCGGAGTTTGAGAAAGGGGCTGCACCCGGTGGGTGGAGCGGAAGGGATTGGTCGGTGCCAATGGCGGCGAGAAGGAGGAGGGGCCAGCGGAAGGCGGTTCGAACTGGCTGGAAGGGGCTTGGTGAAGCGCTAGGGGTTGGACCTGGGTAGGGGGTGGGGCCTGTTGGAGGGAAAGAGGCAATCCCCTGAGGAGCCGGGCTTGTCGAAACGTTAGGGTCAGGATCTAGCCAAGTAGAAGGTGCTGGGCTGGCCCGATAAGGGGTGGAGTTACGTGAATCGTTAAGGGTGGAGTCGGGGCCGGGGCTGGGTCTGGCTGAGTGAAAGGGTGGCTGATTATCTCGGGAGATTGGCTGGAAGCGGCAGGTTTGCGAAGGGGTGCGGTCTGCGCGAggctttgaggaatgaaagggtTGATAGAGCGGAAGGGGCGGTGAGAACGGACTGAGCTTGGGGGTAATAGTGTTAAAGGGATGGAGCCTAGTGGAATGGGCGGGACCAGGTAGGATGGACACCCTGTTGGAGGGAGAGAGCCTTGAGAGGCGGAGTTTAAAAGGCGGTGGGGAAGAGCCAGCAAAAGGGAAGGAGACTAGCGTAGGGGGCGGGGTCTGGGAAGGGGCTGGGATGTGGGGTCTTAAGGGCGTTCGGGCCCCTTCACAGttacctccaccccaccccccaggaccGCGTCAGGGGTGAAGTCTCCCCAGCCATGACCTCCACCGGTCAGGATTCCACTACACCCAAGGAGCGAAGGAGTAGGCACaatccccactcccccacccacgACTCCAGCATCACCTCGGTGAGGCCCCCCAACCTGCCTTGatgagggggagggggagcagcGGGCTGTGCGTTGGACTCTGACCTTTCTCTCTGTTTGGCAGAAGCGAGGTGTTAAAAAGGGTGCCATACTCCGCTCCAGCCCCAATCTAGCGGAGGTAAAGAAGAAAGGCAGAATGAAGAAGCTTAGCCAAACAGCCGAGCAAGACCTAATCATGGGGCTGCAAGGGCTGGTGAGAGGGGCCTGGCCTCAATTTAGCCTCCTGGGACAATCAAAACCCTAAGGTTCTCCATCCTGGACTATGTGGGATGTTCCCACTGATTCAGGCCCTCAATGCATCAGTCTCTCCCATTTTTTTCCTCGCAGAATCTGAACCTGGAGGCCAGAACACTGTCTGGCACTGGCTTGGTGTTCGATGAACAGCTAAATGAATTCCACTGCCTCTGGGATGACAGGTGAGGCTGGCTCCTCCAGGCCATACCCAAACTATACAAATATATGCACTTAGAGTCCATTAGCAAGAATGAACCCTTTCTTAATCTAGCCTAGAGACTGGAAGCAGATGATTTAGGGAGATGGGGCTCAGGCTCGAGTGGGTTCTTTTCATTTAGCCAGCGAAcctttattgagtgcctactgtgtgccagagaTGATGATACAAATGTGTCGGACAAGACAGACAGGGAGCTGACAGGTAAGTAGGAGAACAGGTCTCGAAGTAGCCATCAGCAATGTGAGGTGTTTAATGAAGAAGGACCTAAGACCAGGACTTTCAAGAGTGTTTACTAGAGGACCTTAGACTAGTATCCAGGGTTCTCAGGATGCTTCCTTGAAGAAGGGACCTTTGTGCTGAAATGGAAGAATTACACTTCCCATTCAGTCACATGTTGCAATCCATCAGCAAATTATTTTGGCTTTATTCAAAATGTATTCAGAATCTGACCTGTCCTTGCTGCCTCCACTGCCACTACCATTATGACTCACCTAGACTTGCAGAGGCCTCCTTGCTTCCACCCTCATCCCTACTGCCTGTTTTCCACACAGCAGCCTAAAAGAATACATACGATGATGTTCTCTCTCTTAAAGTCCTTCAAGGACAGACTGTTTCCCTGAAGGTAAAGTTTAAATTCTTCATCCTGGCCTTCAGTGTTCCACGTGACCTGGTTCCATATCACCTCCATGACCTCGTCAGCCAATCCTCCCCCTCATTTGCTTTGCTTCACTTCCTGCACACTGATCCCCTTGCTGTTCTTCCAACATGCCTGGCATTCTCTCATCTCAGCCTCCTCTCCCAGTTAACATTCAGATCTCAAGGAGACCCTTGGAGAGGGCTTTGCCTGGCCACTCCTCTTTCCCCACACCTGAGATATTCCTAACCCATGCCATTGTTTTGTCCATTATTATTCTTatgtggagaatgaaatggcaacccactccagcattcttgcctgggaaatcccatggacagaggagcctggagggctacagtctatggagtcgcagagttggacatgacttagtgactaaaaacaacatACTTAAGTGTTTACCAGTTTAATTTCTATTGCAGTGGAAGACTCCAGATGGCAAAAGGCTTCATTACCAAATACATATCTATCTCCAGAGGCACTAGGGACAGGCaatagacaaaacaaacaaaactcctgCCTTTGTGGAGATTACACTGTAGAGGAGGGAGAcacagtaaacaaacaaaaaacaagggaTAAAGTATGTTAGAAGAAGTGCTATGGAAAAATGCTGAAGCAGGAGGGAGAGTAGCAGAAAGTGTGGTGGAGGGgactcttcagtttttttttttttttttgactcttcaGTTTTAAATATGATCAGGTAAGGCCTCATTATCTGAGCAGAGATCTGAAGGAGGTAAGGGAGTGAACTAGAGAGACATCTGGGAGAAGGTTGTCCTGGGCAAAAAGGAGAGCAAGTGGAAACTTGGTTTTGATTAAGGAATAGGGAGGAGCCCGGTGTAGAAGCAAGCAGTAGGAGATGGGAGTCAGAgaggtgatgggagcagatggtCACAGGACTTCTGGGGCATGGGGAGGACTTTGGCTTTTACCCTGAATGAGATGGGAGCCAGGAGAAGGTTTTGAGTAGAGGAAGGACGTGACCTGATTTGAGTTTTAACCAATGTCTAGGCTGCTGTGCAGAGAAAGGACTGCTGGGGGAGCAGAGGCAGAAGCCAGGAGGCCAGCTGAGTGCAGTAACCCAAGCCAGAGTTTATGGTAGCATTCACTGGAGGTGATAGGAGAGGGTCAGGCTCTGGATATGTTGTGAGAACAGAGCCACCAGGTGCCAGAGGTGACTCCAGTTTCATGGGTCAGCAGCCGTGGAAGGGCAGATGGGGCAGATGTGGTGCTCACCAGTGTCATATATCTGTATCTCTGTCAACCCAGCTTCCCGGAAGGCCCAGAGCGGCTCCATGCCATCAAGGAGCAACTGATCCAGGAGGGCCTCCTGGACCGCTGTGTGTCCTTTCAGGTGAGTCCCCCAGCCAGCATCCTGGGCGAAAGGCAGTGACTGAGGGAGGGACCCGGGCACAGCCAGAGCAGATCCTTAGCCCTTTGTCTCTCTCTTGTCTCCCTAGGCCCGATTCGCCGAAAAGGAGGAGCTGATGTTGGTTCACAGGTGAAGGTTTAGGAGCCTCGTAGGGGATGGGGAGGCGGCTGCCCCTGGGCCAATGCTTTGAGAAGGAATGtcacttgggcaagtcactgagcctctctgaatctcagtgtCATGCCTGTAACCTGGGAGCTAGTAAACATAAGGAGGGTGTGATATGTACTTAGAATGGTGCCTGGCATATCATCAGTCCCTGGTGAGCTATTTTTGTTACTATAATCTGATGTGTAAACAGACAATAGATATGTGGATGGAATGATCAGAGGGTTCCCCCAGCGGGGCTGAAGGAACCCAGAATAAGAGGCCTGTTGTGGTATGTCTCAAGGAAAGTTAGCTTGTCAGAGGGAGTATCAGagctgagaagagaaaaagaatgagtcccatgaagaaggctgaggagAGGGAGGTCCAGACAGCTGGGACAGTCTGGCCAAAGGCCTGGAGGTAGGATCTGATACGGCCAGAGCAGAGGACAAAGGATATTACTAGAAATGAGACAGACTGGGGAAGGAGCACGGAAGGTGTCCTCTACCCCAGctatctcctacattgacaggtgagGAGGCCTGACTTGTCCAGGGGTTTGATGAATGGAGGACTCAGTTGGGGAGGGTATGGGGCCCTGGTAcag
Coding sequences:
- the HDAC6 gene encoding histone deacetylase 6 isoform X3, with translation MTSTGQDSTTPKERRSRHNPHSPTHDSSITSKRGVKKGAILRSSPNLAEVKKKGRMKKLSQTAEQDLIMGLQGLNLNLEARTLSGTGLVFDEQLNEFHCLWDDSFPEGPERLHAIKEQLIQEGLLDRCVSFQARFAEKEELMLVHR